AACCGCATCCGCCAGGACGTAAGGACGGGGCTCAACGAGCGCACGCGCCTTCGCCAGATTCTTGGAGATCTTCCTAGCCATCTTTCCTCATCTCCCACCCCACTCGGAACCGTTCCTCCGGGGCGTGGTCATCGATGGTCTCAACGGGGAGTCGAGACGCTGTTATAAGTATGCCGTACCTTTACCGGATATGCAAATAAATTTGCCCTGAAAGCCACCTCCGCATCCCTCCTCCGCATAAACCGCCTCTATAATCTCCGAATGTCCGCTGCACCACCTCAAGTCTTCCGCCCCGACTCCCGCGCCGCCGACTCCCTCCGCACCATCCGCATCACTCCCGGCTTCATTGCCATGGCCGAGGGCTCCGTGCTCATCGAGTCCGGCAACACCCGCGTCCTCTGCAACGCCTCCATCGAGCAGGGCGTCCCCGCCTGGCTGCGCAACTCCGGCCGCGGCTGGGTCACGGCCGAGTACGGCATGCTTCCCCGCGCCACCCTCACCCGCACCCCGCGCGAGGCCGAGCGCGGCAAGATCGGCGGCCGCACCCACGAGATTCAGCGCCTCATCGGGCGCAGCCTCCGCTCCGTCGTCGACATGAAGGCCCTCGGCGAGCGCACCGTCGTCCTCGACTGCGACGTCCTCCAGGCCGACGGAGGCACGCGCACCGCCGCCATCACCGGAGCCGCTGTCGCTCTCGCCATCGCGCTCCAGAAGCTCGTCGCCGCCGGAACCCTCAAGGCCTCGCCGCTGCGCCAGATGGTCGCCGCCACCTCCGTCGGCATCGTCGACGGCAACGTGCTGCTCGACCTCTGCTACGAAGAAGACTCCCGCGCGACCGTCGACATGAACGTCGTCATGCTCGCCACCGGAGGCCTTGTAGAAACCCAGGCCACCGCCGAAAAGGACTCTTACTCGCGCCAGCAGTTGAACGAGATGCTCGACTACGCCGAAAAAGGCATCCGTGAGCTGTTTGCCGCACAACAGGCCGCCATCATTGCCTCCACCTAGCCCTACCGGAAAACGACTATGACAAAGCACGACAAAGACAAACGCGCCACCGGCTTTCAGGAGCTGGCCTCCCTCTGCTCCACACTTGCCGTATGGCTCTTTGTCATGAGCTTTCTCTTTCAGAACTTCGTCATTCCCTCCGCCTCCATGGCCAACACCCTGCTGGTGGGCGACCACGTCCTTGTGGAGCGCGTCTCCCTCGCGCCCTCCTCCTCCCTGGCGCCCTTTATCCCCTACGGCGATCTTAAGCGCGACGAACCCATCGTCTTCTTTCGTCCCGCACCCAACGCTCAGGGCGACCATGACATCCTCGTCAAACGGGTCATAGGCCTTCCCGGTGATCGCATCCACCTTCGCCATGGCGTTGTCTACCGAAACGGCATGGCGTTGCACGAGCCCTACGCCGCTATGCCCAACTCAAGCAACTACGATCCCTACAATGACGACTTTCCAGCCCTTCCCGCCAGCGAAGGACGCGATGTCCTTGCCACATGGTCCGTCGATCTTCCCACTCACATTCAAGGCGAGGATCTCGTCGTCCCGTCCGGTTGCTACTTCATGATGGGAGACAACCGCACCAACAGCTTCGACAGCCGCTACTGGGGTCTCGTCCCCCGCAGCAACCTCATCGGCCGCCCACTCTTTGTCTATTGGTCTTTCGAAATGCCCGAAGACGAAATGTACAAAACGTCTCTCACCGAAAGGGCCAGCGCAACCCTGCACACCGCGCTACACTTCTTCGACGAAACACGATGGAGCCGCACTCTCCACCGCATCCAGTAGGATTCCCTGCTCGCCGCATTCGAATCCTGAGACCACCTCAAGCATCTGAGATTTTGCACCCGGGCCCCCGTTTTGCAACGCCTTTCGCGGCACGCCGCCAACCGGCAAAAAGCTACTCCCTTGTCGCCATGGAGTAGTTCCGATCCGCGACAACCGCATCGCCACGCGCGATTCGGCCAATATGATGCGACAGCTTGAAGTCTGAAGAAACACTTCGCGAGCAATTCCTACTTTTCCGGAGAAGGTGACATGCGTTCATCCTTTGCTGCGTCTTTTTGTGTCTCGCTTGGCTTGCCTCTGCTTCTTGCCTGTAGCGGCGGAACATCCCCCAACCCCGGGCCCGATCCGAAGCCGGTTCCCGTCGCCGTCGCCATCTCGCCGTCCACGGCCAACCCACTGCTCGCGACTGCCGTGGGCTTCAAGGCCTCCGTGACCGGCGCCGCCAACACCGCGGTGCAATACTCCGTTGTCGAGCCGAATGGCGGCGACATCGACCCGGCCGGATCGTACTTTGCGCCAAAGACCCCGGGTGTCTATCACATTCGCGCCACCAGCCAGGCCGACCCAACAAAGTTCGCCGAGGCCGTCGTTACCGTCCGCGACTACCACGGCCGCATCGAGCGCCTCGCCCCTCCGAGCGACGGCTACGATGCCTTCGCCGCCATCCAGCTTCTCGACGGCTCCATCCTTCTCTCCGGCGGCCGCGGCATCAACGGCGTCCACAACCAGGCCGAGTTCTACCTCCCGGCGGAGGACCGTTTTCAACGCACGGGCGATATGGCCGTCAAGCGCATGTCCCACATCATGTTCGGGCTTCCCAGCGGACGCATCCTCGCCGCCGGTGGCTACGACATCGCCAGCGGGGCGCGCACGGGCGACCCCGTCATTCGCGGCACCGAGATCTACGACCCAGCCACGCGCCAGTGGACCGCCGGGCCGGAGATGACCGTTCCCCGCCGCGGCCACGTCTGGGCCAGGCTCGGCGAGGGCGACGGCCGCGTCCTGATCACCGGGGGAATCCAGCTCTACGGCAATGAGTTCGGCGCCTCCGTCAATACCGAGCTCTTCGACGCCGCGACCATGCAGTTCACCGCCGGGCCTGCCATGAATACCGGGCGCTGGCTCCACACTATGACGCGCCTTCGTGACGGCCGCATACTCGTCGTAGGAGGCCGCAGTAACAACTGCACCGGGCGCTGCCCCGTCTTCTCGCTCGACTCGGCCGAGCTCTACGATCCCGCAACCAGCACCTTCCGCCCCACCGGCTCGCTCCACGTCAGCCGTTACAACCACACGGCAACACTGCTCGACGACGGAAGGGTGCTGATCGTTGGGGGAGAGTCCACCGACAACCTGTCCACCGGCACCGACCAGGTCGCCGAGGTTGAAATCTACGACCCGGCAACTGGCGTCTTCACGAACGCCGGCCTGCTCCAAGTGGCGCGCGGAAGCCATACCGCAACCGTGCTCAACAACGGGCGCATCCTCCTCGCAGGCGGTGAGCGCATCAGCGGAGTGGCCACCACGGCCACCGAGATCTACGACCCCGCAAGCCGCACCTCGACGATGGGGCCGGACCTGAACGAGCACCACGTCCGCGCCCTCGCGTTCCGCAACACGGCCACGGGCGACGTCATCATCCTCTCAGGCTCCAACTCCAACCAGCCCGTGCCGGTCGCCGAGGTCTTCCGCTAGATCGCCTCGAAGGGCTCTAGTGGCACGCCGAAACGTCCTCAAACGCTCCGCCCGGAATCGCCTGCGACGCCATCCCCTGGGCACACGCCAGAATCTTCTTGTCCAGAGGATCGTTATCCAGCGAGTCGGGAGGGACATAGGTCAAGGTCGTCCGCAGCGCCAGGAAGCGGTCGCTCAACTGTCCCACCATCGCCATGTCGCTCTGTAACAGCGGCAACGCCTGCCGGTCGGCGTCCGTCGTCGCCGAGGCGGTCGCCATCGCCATCTTGTCCTGCGCTGTCCTGCGATAGTACGAGACCCAGCTCTCCTCCACCGGGTTGTTCGTCCGGATCGCGTTCTCGAGCGCGCTGCGCCACTCGCGTGCTACCGTCAGTTGCTCCACCCCCGCGCGCAGAAACTCCCGCGAGTATCCCTTGTCTTCCTTCGGCAACGGAGCTGGCTGTCGCGGTACAACCGGAGCGGCAGGGGCTGGAGCAGGCAGCGTCAGCACGATACGGTTGTCGTTAAATCCCAGCGTCGCACCTGACACACGTGCCAGCGCCTCGACATCGACGTAGGAGCGGCCATTGCGCGTAATCACCGGGGCCTGGCCTGTACGGCCGCTCACGGTCAGCACGGCGTTCTGCGATACGTGCTGCGATGAGCTCTGCGCCATCCCCACTGCCGTCATCCCCAGAAGCGCCAGCACTCTTACCATCATTTGCCTCCTCCACTGCCCTCATTTAGAAGATTACGCCCCTGCCATCCCCTCCCTTGCCCCAAGAAGTTCAGCAATTCATGGAACTCTTTGCCCGCACGGCGTAATCATCAACACACATGTTTAACGGCTGGCTCCATCATCGTTTCCAGAAGGACTCCGACACTGAGGTCGTCCTTGCTGCGCAACAAGGGTCCTCCGATGCCATCGCCGCTCTTTACGGTAGACATAGCCCTCTCGTCTACCGCTTCGTCCTTCGTCTCAGCCGTGACACTGCCACAGCGGAGGAGATCACCCAGGAGGTCTTCCTCGCTCTGCTTCGCCACACCGAGCGCTACGACCCCAGCCAGGCCTCGCTTTCCACCTGGCTCTGCGCCATAGCCCGCCGGCAGCTCTGGCGCCACTTTGAGCGCAACCAGCGTTTTGTCCCTTTCGATTCCGCAGACGATCACCTCGAACCCACCTCCCCCGACGACGGCCCAGATGAACTCCTCTCCCGCGCCGAAGCTATTGCCATCATCCGGGCCGGACTTGATTCACTCCCGCTCCTGCTCAAAGAGGTCATCGTCCTCTGCGAGCTCGAAGAGCTCACCTACCAACAAGCCTCCCTTATCCTCGCCGTGCCCATTGGAACCGTACGTTCACGTCTGCATCGCGCCAAGGCCAGACTCACCACCCTCCTGCGCACCTCTACGGAGAACCAGCCATTATGAACCGCACAAACAACCACGACGAAATCAATCTCGACCATCTGCTTGAAGACCTGCGTCGCGAGCATCGTTCCATCCAGCCGCCCGCTGCTCTCGTGGAGACCCTCATCGCACATCACAGCTCCGACGCTTCGGGCAATACTCGCCGGACAGCGGGGTCGCGTCTATGGTTTCTCACACTGGCAACTTCAACAGTTATAGCCATCGCTGTCCTGCTCCTCCGTCCGCATTCGGCGGCGGCGCCATCCGTCCTCCAGACACAAACCGCACCACTGCAATCAAGGCCCGCTCAAATACCACCCGCGCTCAACACAAGAGCGCAGCCCACTCCTCGTCCACTCGTAAAGCGTCCGACCACACGGCGGATCATGAGTTCACACGACTCTTTTGTCCAGCTCCCCACCAGCACGGGCCTTCCTGAACCAACCCAGGCCGTGCTCATTCGCACACGCATCGACACAAGTTCTCTTCGGAGCTACGGTCTTACCCCTCCGCCTCCAGGAGCGCCACAAACCATTCTTGCTGAATTTCTCATCGGCGATGACGGCCTGCCTCGCGCCATTCGCCTTGTTCGATAACCAGTCCCAACCTCTAACTCAACGGAGAGAAACATGAACTCAACATCCTGCACTCTCGCTTTTATCCTTGCAGCATCATCCTTTGCTCTGGCACAGCAGGCACAACCCTCCAACCTCGTTCAACTCGCAAGCCTCTCTGCATCGCCGGACGAATCCGCACAAGAGGCCGAGCGCGCCGCTCAGGCTGAGATCCGCGCAAAGAAAGAAATCCAGGAAAAGATCGAAGTTCTCGCCGCCCACAGCAAGGTCGTCGCCGGCAAGCCCTACTCTGCCAACTCCACTACAGAAGTCGTCCAGACCCTCACCGACGGCAATCGCATCGTCCAGCACAGCTCCAGCGTCTTCTACCGCGACAGCCAGGGACGCACCCGCCGCGAGCAGACCTTCCCCGGCTTTGAAAACTCTCCCGGCGAAACCAAGATCTTCATCGACGACCCCGTCGCCAAAAACGCCTATGTTCTCGATCCCCACGAAAAGATCGCGCACACCGTCTCTTCTTCTCGCGAGGTCATGCTCAAAATCGAGCGCAGCAACGACACCATGGCCAATGTCAAACTACCCAAGCTCGATGAGGCCCACGACATCACCTCCGACCAGCTCGGAACCATGAATATCCAGGGCGTAACCTGCATTGGCAAACGCCAGACCATCACCATCCCCGCCGGTCAGGTCGGCAACGAGCGCCCCATCGCCATCGTCACCGAGACCTGGTTCTCTCCCGACATCGATGCCGTCGTCCAATCCACCACCACCGACCCACGCTTCGGGCAGACCACATATACCCTCAAGAACCTTCAGCTCAAGGAGCAGCCTGCTGCATTGTTCGCACTACCCAACAACTACCGCCTCCTGAACTAGCACCAACCATCTCGAAATAGATCTCGAATTTTCCACCGGAGCCTGCCGGTACCCAAGCTCCGTCTCCGGGCTTGGGTTTCTTTCTTGACGATGCGACATAACCTGACAAAACGGTTTTCGAGTGAGAGCTGGACTCCCTCTCAACATCTCAAAAACATTGGCCGGGCGCACGGAGGTCCAAGCCTAAGTTCAGTTTTTCGAAGACCCTGCATACTTAGTTATGAGGGAGGGTGCCTCGCTGCGCGATCCTTTCAGCGCGTGTAAAATGGCAGCCAACCTCAATTTCAGGAGAAGAAGTGCAATGTCGAAGCTGACACCAGGGAAACTCGCAGGACTCAAGGCTGTATCCGACTCGCGCGGCGTCATCGCCGCCGCCGCCATGGACCAGCGCGGCTCGCTTCAGAAGTCACTCGCCAAGGAGCGCGGTGCCGCCGCCAACGGTCAGGATCTCGAGGAGTTCAAGGTCCAGGTCACCGACGTCCTCACCCGGCACGCCTCCGCCATCCTGCTCGACCCAGAGTTCGGTCTCCCCGCCTCCAAGGAGCGCAACAAAGCCGGGCTCCTGCTTGCCTATGAGAAGACCGGATACGACGCCGCCACTCCCGGCCGCCTGCCCGACCTGCTCGACGTCTGGAGCGTTCGCCGCCTGAAGGAAGCAGGCGCCGACTGCATCAAGATCCTTCTCTACTACACGCCGTACGAGAAGAGCGCCATCAACGACCACAAGCATGCCTGGGTCGAGCGTATCGGCGACGAGTGCCTCGCCCACGACATCCCCTTCTTCCTCGAGACCGTGGGATACGATGCCGAGGGCGGCGACGAAAAGTCTCTGGCCTACGCCAGGAAGAAGCCCGAGGTCGTCTCCGGCTCCATGGCCGAGTTCGGCAAGGACCGTTACAACGTCGATGTGCTCAAGGTCGAGGTTCCAGTCGAGATGTCCTTTGTTGAAGGAACAAAGGCCTTCAAGGGCGAGCGAGCCTACACCCGCGCAGAGGCATTGCAGCACTTCCGCGATGCCGAAACCATGACGCACAAGCCTTTCATCTATCTCTCAGCCGGAGTCTCGAACCCTGTCTTCATCGAGACCCTCGAACTGGCAGCCGAGTCGGGAACCAGGTTCAACGGCGTCCTCTGCGGCCGTGCGACCTGGAAGGACGGCATCCCGATCTTCGCCAAGCAGGGCGCCAAGGCCTTCCGGCAGTGGCTGGAGACCACCGGCGTGGAGAACATCAACAACGTCAACAACGCCCTCAAGGCCGCAAGCCCGTGGTACCTCAAGTTCGGCGTCAAGAGCCTTGCCGAGCTGGGCTGATATCAACCGTCTCTAAATATAAAAGCGGCGAACCATTGAGGTTCGCCGCTTTTTCTTTGTACTTTGTACTGCATTTACATCGTCTGTACTGCTCTCGAACAACGTCCTGCAAACTTGAAAAAAAAGAGCGGGGCCGACGGGATTGCAGCCCCGCTCCTGCGAAAAATCAATCTCTTTAGATCACGGTCTCGCTGACTCGCGTGCGATACCGCATATGCAACTTCTCCATCTCCACGTAGACGTGCTGGCCATTCTGCTCGCGCCGCTCCGTCCATCCCTCGATCACCTCAATGCAGGCGTGGTCGATATAGCGCAGGTTCACGCCGTGGATGTGGACCTTGCAGCCAGGCTTCACCTGATCGAGCGCCTGAGATATCCGCGGAATGGCGAGGAAGGTGCCGACACCGCTCAGGTGCACGTGCGTGCTGTCGCTCTCTTCCGTTACCTTCGCTTCAAGATGGGTGACCTTGTACAGCAGGCGGAACAGGGAGAGACCCACTCCAACCAGTACGCCAGTCAAAAGGTCCGTCGCCACAATGGTGAGCATTGATGCGAAGTAGATCAGTACCGGCACTCTGCCGAAGCGTCCCAGCTTCTTTATCTCCGCCGGCTTCACCAGCTTGATGCCGACCAGGACGAGCACCGCTGCCAGGCTTGCGGTTGGGATCATGCGCAGGATCGATGCGAAGAATACCACCGCAAGCAGCATCCAGGCGCCATGCAGAATGGCCGAACGCCTGGTCTCTGCACCGGCCTGTACATTGGCCGAGCTGCGCACAATCACTCCCGTCATGGGAAGCGCGCCAACCAGGCCGCAGAGCATATTGCCGACGCCCTGCGAGGCAAGCTCGCGGTCATAGTTTGTCTTCGACCGTGTCTGCATCTGCTCAACCGCGGCGGCGGAAAGTAATGTCTCTGCGCTGGCAATGAACGCAAGCGCCAGTGAGGTGCCGATGATCGCGGAGAGCTTGATCCCCTCTAACGAAGCCAGCGACGGCAGGGAGATCATCTCGCTGAGGTTTGCCGGGACCGCCACGCGGTGCACCCCGAGCGAAAGGGCCTGTGCGAGAGCGGTAGCTGCTGCAATCCCCAGCAGCGCTCCAGGAAGCAGCTTCAACTTTGCCGGGCGAAACTTCTCCCACAGCAGGGTGACGACAATGGTCGTAAGCCCTACCAGTGCAGCTCCCTCTTCCTTACTGCCGTTCAA
This region of Acidobacteriota bacterium genomic DNA includes:
- the rph gene encoding ribonuclease PH encodes the protein MSAAPPQVFRPDSRAADSLRTIRITPGFIAMAEGSVLIESGNTRVLCNASIEQGVPAWLRNSGRGWVTAEYGMLPRATLTRTPREAERGKIGGRTHEIQRLIGRSLRSVVDMKALGERTVVLDCDVLQADGGTRTAAITGAAVALAIALQKLVAAGTLKASPLRQMVAATSVGIVDGNVLLDLCYEEDSRATVDMNVVMLATGGLVETQATAEKDSYSRQQLNEMLDYAEKGIRELFAAQQAAIIAST
- the lepB gene encoding signal peptidase I, coding for MTKHDKDKRATGFQELASLCSTLAVWLFVMSFLFQNFVIPSASMANTLLVGDHVLVERVSLAPSSSLAPFIPYGDLKRDEPIVFFRPAPNAQGDHDILVKRVIGLPGDRIHLRHGVVYRNGMALHEPYAAMPNSSNYDPYNDDFPALPASEGRDVLATWSVDLPTHIQGEDLVVPSGCYFMMGDNRTNSFDSRYWGLVPRSNLIGRPLFVYWSFEMPEDEMYKTSLTERASATLHTALHFFDETRWSRTLHRIQ
- a CDS encoding RNA polymerase sigma factor — encoded protein: MFNGWLHHRFQKDSDTEVVLAAQQGSSDAIAALYGRHSPLVYRFVLRLSRDTATAEEITQEVFLALLRHTERYDPSQASLSTWLCAIARRQLWRHFERNQRFVPFDSADDHLEPTSPDDGPDELLSRAEAIAIIRAGLDSLPLLLKEVIVLCELEELTYQQASLILAVPIGTVRSRLHRAKARLTTLLRTSTENQPL
- a CDS encoding tagatose 1,6-diphosphate aldolase; this translates as MSKLTPGKLAGLKAVSDSRGVIAAAAMDQRGSLQKSLAKERGAAANGQDLEEFKVQVTDVLTRHASAILLDPEFGLPASKERNKAGLLLAYEKTGYDAATPGRLPDLLDVWSVRRLKEAGADCIKILLYYTPYEKSAINDHKHAWVERIGDECLAHDIPFFLETVGYDAEGGDEKSLAYARKKPEVVSGSMAEFGKDRYNVDVLKVEVPVEMSFVEGTKAFKGERAYTRAEALQHFRDAETMTHKPFIYLSAGVSNPVFIETLELAAESGTRFNGVLCGRATWKDGIPIFAKQGAKAFRQWLETTGVENINNVNNALKAASPWYLKFGVKSLAELG
- a CDS encoding SulP family inorganic anion transporter, with amino-acid sequence MSKSSDIYPEKNSGELPVGVPPGAAVSGSVAWLRDFSASLVVFFVALPLCMGIALASGMPPAAGLVTGIIGGLVVGFLSGQALQVSGPAAGLAVIVFQMVKEHGVGALGPLLMIAGAVQLVAGLLKTGRWFRAISPEVIHGMLAGIGVLIVIQQFQVVLDRSPEHSGPANIVAMWGAIFGGLFPLNGSKEEGAALVGLTTIVVTLLWEKFRPAKLKLLPGALLGIAAATALAQALSLGVHRVAVPANLSEMISLPSLASLEGIKLSAIIGTSLALAFIASAETLLSAAAVEQMQTRSKTNYDRELASQGVGNMLCGLVGALPMTGVIVRSSANVQAGAETRRSAILHGAWMLLAVVFFASILRMIPTASLAAVLVLVGIKLVKPAEIKKLGRFGRVPVLIYFASMLTIVATDLLTGVLVGVGLSLFRLLYKVTHLEAKVTEESDSTHVHLSGVGTFLAIPRISQALDQVKPGCKVHIHGVNLRYIDHACIEVIEGWTERREQNGQHVYVEMEKLHMRYRTRVSETVI